In the Granulosicoccus antarcticus IMCC3135 genome, ATAGCGAGGAAATGCGTGATGCACTGGCCTCACTTAAAGATGCAGGCGTCGAGGTCAAGGTGTTCTCTAGCACGTTACCGGAGTTACCTATTGAGAGCATTATGGCCTGTGCTCAAACTCACGCAAACTCAAAAGCGGACTCGGTGATTGGGGTGGGCGGAGGTAGTTGTCTGGATATGGCTAAATTCGTTGCACTCTTGCTAACTCACAAGGGTGGGTTGTCGGATTACTACGGTGAATTCAAAGTACCTGGCCCTGTTATTCCGGTCATTGCAGTACCGACTACCTCGGGCACAGGGTCAGAGGTGACACCAGTTGCTGTGGTGGCCGACAATTCGCGAGACCTGAAAGTCGGCGTATCTAGTCCTTTTCTGATACCACACTCAGCCATTTGCGACCCCGAGCTGACACTGAGCTGCCCTACCTCACTTACCGCCGTGGCAGGGGCCGATGCCCTTACCCATGCAATTGAGGCTTTTACCGCCGTTGCTCATGAGCCTACGCCATCAATCTCTGGCGAACGCGTGTTTGTCGGCAAAAATATTCTGAGCGACTATTACGCGCTCAATGCAATTCGAGAAATTTCTGCCTCGTTGGCTAATGCTGTCAGAGAAGGCAGCGACCTTGAGGCGCGCACCCGCCTGATGCTCGGCGCCTTGTTTGCAGGCCTTGCCTTTGGGTCGGCTGGCACTGCTGCGGCTCATGCAATCCAATACCCCATAGGCGCAATTACCAACACACCACACGGGTTGGGCGTGGCTACTTTAATGCCCTACGTGATGCGATTCAATCTGGCTTCTCGGCAGAATGCTTTCGCCGAGGTTGCGCGCGCGATGGGGGCTGATTCTGGTAGCACACAAGCTTTGGCGAACGACGCGATTGATAGAGTCACCATGCTTTTTTCGGAGATAAAAATTCCTGTGACACTTGCAGAGCTCGGTGTACCTGCAGATCGATTGGAGTGGGTAGCGACACAATCGATGAGTGCTGCTCGGTTGATCAACAATAATCCGGAGTTGCTTGATCACGCCGGTGTTTCAAAAATTATCGCGGCGGCTTT is a window encoding:
- a CDS encoding iron-containing alcohol dehydrogenase produces the protein MNYHLGVTRAPSSILFGVGQRHALGRVARQHGTKTLVCTDERFADSEEMRDALASLKDAGVEVKVFSSTLPELPIESIMACAQTHANSKADSVIGVGGGSCLDMAKFVALLLTHKGGLSDYYGEFKVPGPVIPVIAVPTTSGTGSEVTPVAVVADNSRDLKVGVSSPFLIPHSAICDPELTLSCPTSLTAVAGADALTHAIEAFTAVAHEPTPSISGERVFVGKNILSDYYALNAIREISASLANAVREGSDLEARTRLMLGALFAGLAFGSAGTAAAHAIQYPIGAITNTPHGLGVATLMPYVMRFNLASRQNAFAEVARAMGADSGSTQALANDAIDRVTMLFSEIKIPVTLAELGVPADRLEWVATQSMSAARLINNNPELLDHAGVSKIIAAAFAGA